The Diorhabda sublineata isolate icDioSubl1.1 chromosome 9, icDioSubl1.1, whole genome shotgun sequence nucleotide sequence GTCATATAAAGGAgtatatgattattatttttatagggGTTTTGGagtttttgatcaaattttatcaaatgaaTGCTGAACATTCtgatttatgagaaaaaatttaatcagaGACAGAACAAGGCAATACCGTGattatttctatcatattttAGAGTTTTTGTTCAAAAGTCTTATGAAACGAGTGCTAAGAGTGATGAGTCGATAGATAAAAGTTGATACGAGACAATTTAGGGGTTGTTTCTATAGAAGTTTCTTAGATTTTGATCAAAATTCTCCAAAGAGTATTTTGAATACCTGGTTGGAAAGTGCTAAATTGAGAAAAAGGTTATATGAGGAGCCTATATAATTGTTTCTATAGGGGTTTCTTAGATTTTGATTAAAACTTCTCAAACGGATACTCAAAAGTGctgatttgaaagaaaaaaactatcgGAGTTATATCAGAGATTATTTCTATAGGGGACTCCGAGTTTTGAGTCAAGTCTCATAAGATGATGCttatttgatagaaaaacaGTTGATAAGAACTATATTAGGAGCTGTTTCTATAGGAGATCCTTAGGTCCCTTTGAACTTCTCTTTGGAAAGTGctaatttgagaaaaaagtcATATGAGGAGCCTTTATAGTTACTTCTATAGGGGTTTATGAGATTTTGAATCAATGTCTCCGAACTGATCCTCAAAAGTGTTTATCGGAGTCATATTAGGGGTTATTTTTATAGGGGCCTCGGAGTTTTGGGTCTAGTCTCATCTATAGGAGCCATATTAGGGTTTGTTTCTATAAGGGTTTCTTAGATTTGGATCACAAGTCGCCAAATAGGTGTTTAAAGTGCCGATTTGAGAAAAGGATCATATCAAGGGAAGTTTGTGATGATATATAACACTCACTTTTTATAATCAGGAAATTCGTCTTCGTTTTCATTGTTAAAGTTTGCGTCTATATCGCCATTAGGCAACCCTTCCGTCTGACTATCGGGGCTAACTCTGGCTATCCTATTTTCCGTCGAAGAAGTGACGTTCGTATGATTTTTGACAGCTGTTCTTTCCGTTGGAACGTACTGAGGCCTCGTCTGATAATGCTGAGTCGGACTGATACCGTTCGTTATTCGATTCATTGTACCGTTTTGTCTTTCGTTGGTAAGTTTGTCTCGATCCCATTTATCGACTTCGACCATTTTCACGGCCGGAGATACGCTACGATTATCGACGAATGTCTTTTCTTGGCTTACATCGaaactgaattaaaaatattcattaaaatagatAATTACCGTTATTATAATCTGAATGATAATACTTACTGACTATCACATGCTCTCTTTCCAACctcatcatcatcgtcgtcgTCATCATCACTCGAATCACGTTTAACTTTAACATCCAGCGCCGTTAAATTATTAGAGTGTCCGTTGACAAGCCCATAGTTACCGTTTCCACCACCTGAATTTCCACTGATTCCACCACCAGAAGGAGATTCCCTACTTCGAGGATTCATATTACTGGAATCTCTAGAATCAGTCACCGGTCTCCTTTGACTGTTATTTTCCACCTGCAATATATAACATTAGAATAGACCTGAAACATCTTCTccataattcaattcaaattttaatattatactcACTGGTTGGTGGTACAATTGGTCGGGGTGATGTTTGGGTGCGTTGTGGGCGATACGTTGTCGTTTATATGAAAATCCATCGGACCCCTCGTGATATCCAGGTCGTTTGTTACCCGTCGATGTAGTAGAAATAAGGGGCGGCGATCCTGGTAGTGTGCTGGTGGGAGATTGACCGCTACCCGAGCTGCCACCATCACTACCACCACCTCCCGGTGGTGTTAAAGTTTGCGGTTTACGGCTAGAAATTTGAGAACTATAACTAACGACGATTTGTATATAAAAGGAAATGTTAGAATACTTACTTAGGAGGACGTCTTATTTCTGGAACAGAGAGCTTCTTGGCGGCGTTGAGTAACGGCCTAGAGCTACTAACGTGATTGCTGCCAAGACCGTTGGACAAATGGCCGTTGGTCGATGAATGGACTGCCGATACCGGCGATGGAGGCGCAATGGAGGGTTTAGGTTGGTAAGGTTGAGACGGTTGCTTTAGAAGGCTGTCGCGCATCGAAGGCATTTCTCTACGCACAGGGTGAACTGATGCTCTGCTTTGCTTCACCTTCACTTTACGTCCAATATCAGTTTGATTCGGCTTTATCTCTCTTGTGCTTGGAATACGAAATAATtacatatcattttttttttcaacatatcaACCACTTATATTTCCTGTCACTTTATGATTTACTATAATATAGTAATTGATAATAAGGCTCCCAGGGgtggatttttttaaatagtctACAACACATAtaaaagaaactttttattGAAGATTATGAGACATGAGACAAGAAAGACCACAAAGACTTATTTTTTGGTAACATTGTCATACGttaagattttaatttagtcaaaataaagaaattgagtAGGAAGAAACTGATTTATCTTCCAATGTTTCGGAAAATATTtaagataatatatatataaatacgattggaataaatcataaattgaaGAAGTGAGAGTTATCATTGAAAACAAGGCAAAATGTCAGATGAGTCATTCGATATTCCGGATAAAACTCAAGATGTTATAGATCGTTGccattaattttcaaaataatacacattaaaacaaatttttctaccATATTGCCAGGCGAAGGTTTTTGGTTACTTTATACGAGcgcttgtttatattttgtcggCAAGACAAGTTAAAACCTGCAAGTACCTGTTGTATTCaaataagaattatttattcggtgtttatgattgtagtttagtcctggTTGGCCTTTTAAGGCAAAATAACGTGCTgttgtttctaattttgtgaAAATCGTATATGAATTATTggcgttctcgcaaattcagacttgcaAGTCTTCATAGTTTAGGCAAAAATAACGCGTGGAATACAACGTAAAAAAATGCATCCAGGGAGTTTTGGCGACGACTCACGGACCCAGATGTAGCAGCTCATATCAATGAATCTAGGAATCTGCTTTTGAGTTCTTCTACAGTGGAATTAGATCGAGACGTTGGCCTTTTTGGAGGTTAAGACGCCAAAATAAcattaagaggttgcagtgggctaaagaacatgaaaattCGTCGCATGaaaagtgggagagagttttgtGGAGTAATAAGTTACagtttgatttttttggatCGAAGAGAAAAGTCTTTGTTCTTAGGTCAAAGGGAGAACTGACATGTAATCCTGGATGTAAAACACGACGGAGGCTCGGTGCTTGTTTGGGGATGTTACGGAGGAGAAGCGATTAGAAACCTGttaaaaattgaagggatttcaaagaaagaaatctataaaaaatattaaaagtggATGTAGTACATTCTGGCCAGCGATTGATcggcagaaaatttatcttcaagCATGACAACGATCACAAACGTTCCTcgaagtatttgaaataaatggaactcaacccgattgagttgttgtggaACAAATCGGACAGGGAGGTCAGAAAAGTCAGAAAGCGGTGTCCCACTTCCATTTTACGTCTTCGGAATATCCTGAGGTTTTACCAGGCATTTCATTGTTGATTTCTGCATGTATTGGTCCAGGGGATGCTTTTATTTCATCTATTCTTCTAgtgtagaaaatatttcaacccCAAAGAACAAACTACCGTTGCCATAATGAATGAAGagtattaataacaataaatgatgACGCCAGACAAACAACACGAAATTTTGAAGGACCTTACTCTAAACCAATGCCTCAATAAGAatcaatcaatttcaaatattttaaattaggaTTTGTCTTTCAGTTATTAACCAATTACttaccatttatttttatatttatcttcagCTTCAGTCATTCTATTTCTGGTAACCTCATAAACGTCATCATTAGCATGAATCCTAATTTTATACGGTATGGAACCTAGACCTTCCAAAGGGCCTCTTGGTGGTCCTACCTGTTTGATACATTCGAAGCTACCTCCTTGACCTTCCATGTCGGCCGTGCTCGACATGGAAAATCTGAAGGAAGTGCTACCCATACTATGATGTAAAGACGGAAAGGAAAGttcctaaaataataaagataaaattgataagaatatagaaaaaacacaaaaatatgtcTTTCTGCTTATATTCACACTTTAATCGGTCcaagaaatttcacatttgaaaaaaaaaaaataacgagtTTATTGCGGGAGGCCAAGGAGCCGTTGACCTCACACCTCATTGATCTTCAGATAGGCCCATCGTGCCCCACTTTATGGTACCAAAGGCAGAGGTTTGGTTTTGGCTTCAACCCTTTGATGATGTCATTAGACTTAAACCGCGCTCTATGAGTGCAGGACACTCACAGATGACGTAGTCTGCGGTTTCTTCGTCCTCCATGCACCAAGggcactccggatcgtccgtgatgcccatggtgtggagatggcgtcttagatgaCAACGTCCGGTTATAAACACGGTTACTAGTCAGATTTCGCGCCGATTTAGTTGAAGCAGTCATCCATCTCTTACAAATAGACCGTTGAGATACCACGAGGGTCCATCGGTGAGTTCACTGATCCCACTCTGACGAGTGAGTCCGCCTCGTCGTTGCCACCAAACGAGCTGGATCTTGCTCGCCAGTTATTTTACTTGCGCTCCAGTCTTGGCCTACCTTTCGGCCGTTTTGGCTTGTATAATAGCTCGTTTATCTGAGCAGCGTTCACACCTTGTATAACAACTTTAATGGTATTAGTATTTggtcgttttttattattattagacaccctgtatatttaataaatttataatgattgtCTTTGCGTCAACGAccatgtttttcattattaacaattatacaaaacgaaaacaaattaataataaattcccCGTTTTCATTGTGGAACTAATGGAGTAGATAAACAATTGGCAACGCTGTGTTTAAGACAGATTAACTAGATAAATAAAATCGTGACGCAGTTCAGTCAAAAACTTgatatgttattttaataatttcttaataaaagaAACAAGAGATAATAAATATTGTGGAATAGTAAACTTTACATTtgatttcttattaaatttattcttattaGTTATTTTAGAGTCATATCTTCTGTTAAAATGGGACAAAGAAGAATAATATAAGACATATACAGTGtgaatctaaataaattaattcgtAAAATGAAAAAGTCGTCGATAAGAGGGATGCATTGggatttaaatttataatttaggttataaaaatgttttcaaattacgtaaacttattttcaaaaaagtggaTGACAAAAATCTATCAGCTATATCAGAAAACCATCGTCTAGAAtccaaaatttatatgaatcatGTTACGAACGTCATTAATTCAAGTAAAATACCAAAGAAACGGTATAGACGGTTCAAGATCCGCTACAGTATTTGGAGCAAACGCCTTTTTTACTTGGCTGGAAGCTTGCTGTAGATTTTCACGAAAGATTGAAAGAGACTCCATATTTTGAAGAGCTCTACTGTATCCTCATGAGATGTCACATCAACAATTAACTGAACGGATGGCTGAAGGATCAGATAGAATCTTACTGGAGAAACACTCTACGATTAAGACAATCCAAAACATTCATTACCGCACCAACTAAGAAGTCTGAGGAGCTTCGTGAGGTATTCAGAAACGACGCTAAGCAGGTGGTCAGTCTTCTACAAATTCTACGAGCAGCAGCAGCCTATTTCAGCAAGAGGTTTGGGTATATCGAAGGCTTAGTGCCTTGAGAATTAGGGTAAAAAAGAGTTTACGCGTTTTGAAGGTAAACCAATGAaccaaaatatctttttaagtATAGGTGCAGAAAATTTAGAAAGCCAAAACACTCTAGTTTCTTTCAAGACTGTATACTACACTTTCTTATTGCAAATTCTGTAAGTAAGAAGAAGAAACGCACCTACTTACAGAATATTATCATAAACCAACGTAGAAAATGCTTTAGTGGAGCTGGAGAGAGAGCCTTAGATGGCCAGCTATGATAGAGAACATGAAAGGCCTCAGATTTGCCTGATATATAATCCaatctcatataattgagaaaTCAAGTTGCTAGTTAGTTACTGATGACAGAAAACCGAGTAAGTTACAAGATGAAACTCAGGACCATCtacttagaaaatattattataaaccaACGTAGAAAATGCTTTAGTCGAGCTGAAGAGAGAGCCTTAGATGGTCAGCTATGATAGAGAACATGAAAGGCCTCAGATTTGCCTGATATATAATCCaatctcatataattgagaaaTCAAGTTGCTAGTTAGTTACTGATGACAGAAAACCGAGTAAGTTACAAGATGAAACTCAGGACCATCTacttagaaaatattatcacaAACCAACGTGGAAAATGCTTTAGTCGAGCCGAAGAGAGAGCCTTAGATGGCCAGCTATGATAGAGAACATGAAAGGCCTCAGATTTGCCTGATATACAATCTaatctcatataattgagaaaTCAAGTTGCTAGTTAGTTACTGATGACAGAAAACCGAGTAAGTTACAAGATGAAACTCAGGACCATCTacttagaaaatattatcataaaccAACGTGGAAAATGCTTTAGTCGAGCCGAAGAGAGAGCCTTAGATGGCCAGCTATGATAGAGAACATGAAAGGCCTCAGATTTGCCTGATATATAATCCaatctcatataattgagaaaTCAAGTTGCTAGTTAGTTACTGATGACAGAAAACCGAGTAAGTTACAAGATGAAACTCAGGACCATCTacttagaaaatattatcataaaccAACGTGGAAAATGCTTTAGTCGAGCCGAAGAGAGAGCCTTAGATGGCCAGCTATGATAGAGAACATGAAAGGCCTCAGATTTGCCTGATATATAATCCaatctcatataattgagaaaTCAAGTTGCTAGTTAGTTACTGATGACAGAAAACCGAGTAAGTTACAAGATGAAACTCAGGACCATCTacttagaaaatattatcataaaccAACGTGGAAAATGCTTTAGTCGAGCCGAAGAGAGAGCCTTAGATGGCCAGCTATGATAGAGAACATGAAAGGCCTCAGATTTGCCTGATATATAATCCaatctcatataattgagaaaTCAAGTTGCTAGTTAGTTACTGATGACAGAAAACCGAGTAAGTTACAAGATGAAACTCAGGACCATCTacttagaaaatattatcataaaccAACGTGGAAAATGCTTTAGTCGAGCCGAAGAGAGAGCCTTAGATGGCCAGCTATGATAGAGAACATGAAAGGCCTCAGATTTGCCTGATATATAATCCaatctcatataattgagaaaTCAAGTTGCTAGTTAGTTACTGATGACAGAAAACCGAGTAAGTTACAAGATGAAACTCAGGACCATCTacttagaaaatattatcataaaccAACGTGGAAAATGCTTTAGTCGAGCCGAAGAGAGAGCCTTAGATGGCCAGCTATGATAGAGAACATGAAAGGCATCAGATTTGCCTAATATACAATCTaatctcatataattgagaaaTCAAGTTGCTAGTTAGTTACTGATGACAGAAAACCGAGTAAGTTACAAGATAAAACTCAGGACCATCTacttagaaaatattatcataaaccAACGTGGAAAATGCTTTACTCGAGCTGAAGAGAGAGCCTTAGATGGCCAGCTATGATAGAGAACATGAAAGGCCTCAGATTTGCCTGATATATAATCCaatctcatataattgagaaaTCAAGTTGCTAGTTAGTTACTGATGACAGAAAACCGAGTAAGTTACAAGATGAAACTCAGGACCATCTacttagaaaatattatcataaaccAACGTGGAAAATGCTTTAGTCGAGCTGAAGAGAGAGCCTTAGATGGCCAGCTATGATAGAGAACATGAAAGGCCTCAGATTTGCCTGATATATAATCCaatctcatataattgagaaaTCAAGTTGCTAGTTAGTTACTGATGACAGAAAACCGAGTAAGTTACAAGATAAAACTCAGGACCATCTacttagaaaatattatcataaaccAACGTGGAAAATGCTTTAGTCGAGCCGAAGAGAGAGCCTTAGATGGCCAGCTATGATAGAGAACATGAAAGGCCTCAGATTTGCCTGATATATAATCCaatctcatataattgagaaaTCAAGTTGCTAGTTAGTTACTGATGACAGAAAACCGAGTAAGTTACAAGATGAAACTCAGGACCATCTacttagaaaatattatcacaAACCAACGTGGAAAATGCTTTAGTCGAGCCGAAGAGAGAGCCTTAGATGGCCAGCTATGATAGAGAA carries:
- the LOC130448636 gene encoding RNA polymerase II elongation factor Ell isoform X2 translates to MAALCPGVQYGLSSQQNYGENRDLIFVKLTDSALRAIDDYIKNQNKFYNNKPKIQFLGENGELSFPSLHHSMGSTSFRFSMSSTADMEGQGGSFECIKQVGPPRGPLEGLGSIPYKIRIHANDDVYEVTRNRMTEAEDKYKNKCTREIKPNQTDIGRKVKVKQSRASVHPVRREMPSMRDSLLKQPSQPYQPKPSIAPPSPVSAVHSSTNGHLSNGLGSNHVSSSRPLLNAAKKLSVPEIRRPPNRKPQTLTPPGGGGSDGGSSGSGQSPTSTLPGSPPLISTTSTGNKRPGYHEGSDGFSYKRQRIAHNAPKHHPDQLYHQPVENNSQRRPVTDSRDSSNMNPRSRESPSGGGISGNSGGGNGNYGLVNGHSNNLTALDVKVKRDSSDDDDDDDDEVGKRACDSHFDVSQEKTFVDNRSVSPAVKMVEVDKWDRDKLTNERQNGTMNRITNGISPTQHYQTRPQYVPTERTAVKNHTNVTSSTENRIARVSPDSQTEGLPNGDIDANFNNENEDEFPDYKKEYVTIRDAEQRRRYKADFNADYTEYRDLHSIVEKVSRRFAQLEERLKKEEENSPKFKDVKKQIVREYQENKKNMNHQRAKRRFQYLHEKLSHIKRLVMEYDQEMTDSRY
- the LOC130448636 gene encoding RNA polymerase II elongation factor ELL2 isoform X1; this translates as MAALCPGVQYGLSSQQNYGENRDLIFVKLTDSALRAIDDYIKNQNKFYNNKPKIQFLGENGELSFPSLHHSMGSTSFRFSMSSTADMEGQGGSFECIKQVGPPRGPLEGLGSIPYKIRIHANDDVYEVTRNRMTEAEDKYKNKCTREIKPNQTDIGRKVKVKQSRASVHPVRREMPSMRDSLLKQPSQPYQPKPSIAPPSPVSAVHSSTNGHLSNGLGSNHVSSSRPLLNAAKKLSVPEIRRPPNSQISSRKPQTLTPPGGGGSDGGSSGSGQSPTSTLPGSPPLISTTSTGNKRPGYHEGSDGFSYKRQRIAHNAPKHHPDQLYHQPVENNSQRRPVTDSRDSSNMNPRSRESPSGGGISGNSGGGNGNYGLVNGHSNNLTALDVKVKRDSSDDDDDDDDEVGKRACDSHFDVSQEKTFVDNRSVSPAVKMVEVDKWDRDKLTNERQNGTMNRITNGISPTQHYQTRPQYVPTERTAVKNHTNVTSSTENRIARVSPDSQTEGLPNGDIDANFNNENEDEFPDYKKEYVTIRDAEQRRRYKADFNADYTEYRDLHSIVEKVSRRFAQLEERLKKEEENSPKFKDVKKQIVREYQENKKNMNHQRAKRRFQYLHEKLSHIKRLVMEYDQEMTDSRY